A portion of the Polypterus senegalus isolate Bchr_013 unplaced genomic scaffold, ASM1683550v1 scaffold_3922, whole genome shotgun sequence genome contains these proteins:
- the LOC120522023 gene encoding cysteine-rich secretory protein 2-like, with protein sequence MTKNKVSLKQYLQCLLFILDAEISTESLEVQKIIVDKHNNLRKAVTPASSNMLIMQWSNEVASNAKEWAITCSFNHSPSFKRKISKPNSWEDVIQAWLDENFTYAVGAKNGEAVGRYTQTLTTSTFMFANTVLLEIIKVYCCSL encoded by the exons ATGACTAAAAATAAAGTTTCTCttaaacaatatttacagtgtttatTGTTCATCTTAGATGCAGAAATCTCCACTGAAAGTCTGGAAGTTCAGAAAATTATTGTGGACAAGCACAACAATCTAAGGAAAGCTGTGACTCCGGCGTCAAGCAACATGCTCATCATG CAATGGAGTAATGAAGTTGCATCCAATGCTAAAGAATGGGCCATCACCTGCAGTTTCAACCACAGCCCTTCATTTAAAAGAAAGATTAGCA AGCCAAATTCTTGGGAAGATGTAATTCAAGCCTGGTTGGATGAAAATTTTACCTACGCTGTTGGAGCTAAGAATGGGGAAGCTGTTGGACGCTATACTCAG ACTCTCACTACAAGTACTTTTATGTTTGCCAATACTGTCCTCC TGGAAATTATCAAGGTTTACTGCTGCTCCTTATAA